From one Acidobacteriota bacterium genomic stretch:
- a CDS encoding YciI family protein — MDYLLLLYSNEDGWRNMTPEQQQQGFAAYMAYTEALKKAGAYKASQRLQPVAATTTVRVTDGKSQVLDGPYIETKEQLGGFFLIEAPDLDSALAWAARCPGASHGTIEVRPIWSMDPNTDQTYRALQAK, encoded by the coding sequence ATGGACTATTTACTGTTGCTCTACTCGAACGAAGACGGCTGGAGAAACATGACCCCGGAACAGCAGCAGCAGGGCTTCGCTGCCTACATGGCCTACACCGAGGCGCTGAAGAAGGCCGGGGCCTACAAGGCGAGCCAGCGGCTGCAACCCGTGGCTGCCACGACCACCGTCCGCGTTACCGACGGCAAGTCACAGGTGCTCGACGGGCCATACATCGAAACCAAAGAGCAGTTGGGAGGCTTCTTCCTGATTGAGGCCCCCGATCTGGACTCCGCCCTGGCGTGGGCGGCCCGCTGCCCCGGCGCGAGCCACGGCACCATCGAGGTCCGCCCCATCTGGTCGATGGATCCGAATACGGACCAGACCTACCGCGCCCTCCAGGCCAAATAG
- a CDS encoding RNA polymerase subunit sigma-70, whose amino-acid sequence MTETPTIEQALLTAEEVARRSYGKLVAFLAARTRDVAAAEDALSDAFAAALADWPRNGCPENPEAWLMTAARRKLIDTSRRRQTSDAAVPQLQLIAEEVEAASTQSELPDRRLGLMFACAHPAIDAEVRAPLMLQTVVGLDAKTIASAFLVSPAAMSKRLVRAKTKIQQAGIPFRIPEREELPTRLDAVLDAIYAAFAEGWTDPGGADVARRNLTDEAFFLSRLIVELLPDEAEPLGLLALMLYAEARRNARRNRGGEYIPLAEQDVALWNAEMIEEAESLLAHAGTLGAIGRYQLEAALQSAHTTRHQTGVDNWTAVVALYDALATLAPSPVIDINRALAIAEIEGPRAALDVMPKPACDARLNQYQPYWAARAELLARTGARKLAAEAYEMAIGLERDPAVRGFLQRRQTLLTA is encoded by the coding sequence ATGACCGAGACACCCACCATCGAGCAGGCACTGCTGACGGCCGAGGAGGTCGCGCGGCGGAGCTACGGCAAGCTCGTGGCCTTTCTCGCCGCGCGTACCCGCGATGTCGCCGCCGCCGAAGACGCGCTCTCGGACGCCTTCGCCGCGGCGCTCGCCGACTGGCCCCGCAACGGCTGTCCGGAGAACCCCGAAGCGTGGCTGATGACCGCCGCGCGCCGCAAGCTGATCGACACCTCACGCCGTCGGCAGACCAGCGATGCGGCTGTCCCTCAACTGCAACTGATCGCCGAAGAGGTGGAAGCTGCATCCACGCAAAGCGAGCTGCCCGACCGCCGCCTCGGGCTGATGTTTGCCTGCGCCCATCCCGCAATCGACGCCGAGGTGCGCGCCCCGCTGATGCTGCAGACGGTCGTAGGACTCGATGCGAAGACGATTGCGTCGGCCTTCCTCGTCTCGCCCGCCGCGATGAGCAAGCGGCTGGTCCGCGCGAAGACGAAGATTCAGCAGGCGGGAATTCCTTTCCGCATTCCAGAGCGCGAGGAGCTTCCCACGCGTCTCGATGCCGTGCTCGACGCCATATACGCCGCGTTCGCCGAAGGATGGACGGACCCCGGCGGTGCCGATGTTGCCCGGCGCAATCTCACCGACGAGGCGTTCTTCCTCTCCCGGCTCATCGTCGAGCTCCTGCCGGATGAGGCTGAGCCTCTCGGCCTGCTTGCATTGATGCTCTACGCCGAGGCAAGGCGCAATGCGCGCCGTAATCGAGGCGGCGAATATATTCCGCTCGCCGAGCAGGACGTCGCGCTCTGGAACGCCGAGATGATCGAAGAGGCGGAATCGCTTCTCGCGCATGCAGGAACTCTTGGAGCGATCGGCCGCTATCAGCTTGAGGCCGCGCTGCAGTCCGCGCACACCACACGTCATCAAACCGGCGTCGATAACTGGACGGCGGTGGTAGCGCTCTACGATGCGCTGGCCACACTGGCTCCATCGCCGGTGATCGACATCAATCGTGCGCTGGCCATCGCAGAGATCGAAGGGCCGCGGGCCGCGCTCGATGTTATGCCGAAGCCCGCGTGCGATGCGCGCCTGAACCAGTACCAGCCTTACTGGGCCGCGCGCGCCGAGCTGCTGGCACGTACCGGCGCAAGAAAACTCGCCGCCGAGGCCTACGAGATGGCTATCGGCCTTGAACGCGATCCGGCAGTGCGCGGCTTTCTGCAACGACGGCAGACGCTGCTCACCGCTTGA
- a CDS encoding dihydrofolate reductase, translated as MRRLLAFLHVSADGYFAGPGGDLSWAKHEQDPEYKEFADGNARREGVMLFGRVTYQMMAGFWPSPMALEREPVMAPRMNERPKIVFSRSLSDASWNNTTLLKGDVVVEVRALKQQSGADLVILGSGTIVKTLAQAGLVDEFQLLITPVVLGSGRTLFEGIPQQLALDLVATRAFKNGKVLLTYAPKP; from the coding sequence ATGCGACGACTTCTCGCATTCCTCCACGTCTCCGCCGACGGCTACTTTGCCGGTCCCGGCGGAGACCTGAGCTGGGCGAAACATGAACAGGACCCCGAGTACAAAGAGTTCGCCGATGGCAACGCGCGGCGCGAGGGCGTGATGCTCTTCGGCCGTGTGACGTACCAGATGATGGCCGGCTTCTGGCCTTCGCCGATGGCGCTCGAACGTGAACCGGTAATGGCGCCGCGCATGAACGAGAGGCCGAAGATCGTATTCTCGCGCTCACTCAGCGACGCATCGTGGAACAACACGACGCTGCTGAAGGGCGACGTCGTCGTCGAGGTGCGGGCGTTGAAACAGCAGAGCGGCGCCGATCTCGTCATCCTCGGCAGCGGCACCATCGTCAAAACTCTGGCGCAGGCGGGGTTGGTGGACGAGTTCCAGCTCCTGATTACGCCCGTGGTCCTCGGCTCCGGCAGAACGTTGTTTGAGGGCATTCCTCAACAACTCGCCCTGGACCTGGTTGCAACGCGTGCGTTCAAAAACGGAAAGGTGCTGCTTACTTACGCTCCAAAGCCATGA